The following coding sequences lie in one Alloacidobacterium dinghuense genomic window:
- a CDS encoding GH92 family glycosyl hydrolase, protein MIQAQTSSAFQSVDPMIGTGPEGHTFPGATVPFGMVQLSPDTQIRPFKQSYKWAAGYRYEDTTILGFSHTHFSGAGHSDLGDFLVQPIAGDVRLEPGEIDTPGSGYRSRFHHETEKAEPGYYAVTLDDYAVRAELTATTRVGVHRYTFPADKTAHLLLDMRSSIYNYTGKVLWSSIRLRADGTVTGMRETRGWAPARQLYFAMRFSQPLAGHELYDREPLPQEYKGFATPGTSPADTQAIMGRGLIGVFDFGELEQPLVVKVAISPVSEDGAIANLDAEVSGFDFDAVREQARQAWEKELSVVDIKADPAMRKSLYTALYHALMAPSVAMDEDGRYRGPDYQVHKAEGFNFVSAFSLWDTYRAEQPLMTLIEPPSRTTDVVRSLLVSQKESPFGILPIWQFQGLETWCMIGYHAVPEIADAYMKGVGNFDAKEALDAMVASATYAPYGHLGEYMKLGYVPVDNDGEAASKTVEYAFDDWTISRMARKLGRMDVADTFEKRAENWRNVFNTQTGFLQPKKADGSFREPFDPAQAGAQSGFTEGNSWQYSWYQPQDEAGLIRLLGGDQKLVDKLDAMFDAKVDPKRYADVEDIAGMIGQYIHGNEPSHHLAYLYDYAGQPWRSQERLKQIVDSQYRPAPDGLVGNDDLGQMSAWLLFTAFGFYPVAPGTNEYVIGRPFVEEATLHLPNGKQFHMVTDNLSGTNRYVGKVMLNGKPLTRSYLRHEEIMAGGELHFVMSAVPNKTWATSPEARPFSQSIADKAGESR, encoded by the coding sequence TTGATTCAGGCGCAAACGTCTAGCGCTTTTCAATCCGTCGATCCAATGATCGGCACGGGCCCGGAAGGCCACACCTTTCCCGGGGCGACGGTGCCGTTTGGCATGGTGCAGCTCAGTCCGGACACGCAGATTCGTCCCTTCAAGCAGAGCTACAAGTGGGCCGCGGGCTATCGCTATGAGGACACGACGATCCTTGGCTTCTCCCACACGCACTTTTCCGGGGCAGGGCACTCGGATCTGGGCGACTTTCTTGTGCAGCCGATTGCGGGTGACGTAAGGCTGGAGCCGGGCGAGATCGACACGCCGGGATCTGGATATCGCTCGCGCTTTCACCATGAAACGGAAAAAGCTGAACCCGGCTATTACGCCGTAACGCTCGATGACTACGCGGTACGCGCGGAACTTACAGCAACAACGCGGGTGGGAGTACACCGTTACACCTTTCCGGCAGACAAGACAGCGCATCTGCTGCTCGATATGCGCTCGTCGATCTACAACTACACGGGAAAGGTTCTATGGTCGAGCATTCGGCTACGCGCAGACGGTACTGTGACGGGTATGCGCGAGACGCGCGGGTGGGCTCCCGCACGGCAGCTCTATTTTGCGATGCGCTTTTCGCAGCCGCTTGCCGGGCACGAACTGTACGACCGCGAACCGCTTCCGCAGGAGTACAAAGGCTTCGCAACTCCAGGGACATCGCCGGCAGATACGCAAGCGATTATGGGGCGCGGGCTCATCGGTGTTTTTGATTTCGGGGAACTCGAGCAGCCTTTGGTCGTCAAAGTCGCGATTTCGCCGGTGAGCGAAGACGGTGCCATCGCGAATCTCGATGCTGAGGTGAGTGGTTTCGACTTCGATGCTGTGCGGGAGCAGGCGCGGCAGGCATGGGAAAAAGAGCTCTCAGTCGTCGACATCAAGGCCGATCCAGCGATGCGCAAGAGCCTCTACACGGCTCTTTATCACGCGCTGATGGCGCCGTCGGTTGCAATGGATGAGGACGGAAGATACCGCGGGCCCGATTATCAGGTGCATAAGGCCGAAGGTTTCAACTTTGTTTCTGCGTTCTCGCTTTGGGATACGTACCGGGCGGAACAACCGCTGATGACTCTGATCGAGCCGCCGAGCCGCACGACGGATGTGGTGCGATCTCTGCTGGTTTCGCAGAAGGAAAGCCCATTCGGCATTTTGCCCATCTGGCAGTTCCAGGGGCTGGAGACGTGGTGCATGATCGGCTACCATGCCGTGCCCGAGATTGCGGATGCGTATATGAAGGGCGTGGGCAACTTCGACGCGAAGGAAGCGCTCGATGCCATGGTGGCCAGCGCGACGTATGCTCCATATGGCCATCTCGGCGAGTATATGAAGCTTGGTTATGTGCCGGTAGACAACGATGGAGAAGCAGCATCGAAGACGGTGGAGTACGCCTTCGACGACTGGACGATCTCGCGGATGGCTCGGAAATTGGGCCGTATGGATGTAGCCGATACTTTTGAAAAGCGTGCAGAGAACTGGCGCAACGTCTTCAATACGCAGACTGGCTTTCTACAACCCAAAAAAGCGGACGGAAGTTTTCGTGAGCCATTCGACCCGGCACAGGCTGGAGCGCAGAGCGGCTTTACCGAAGGGAATTCATGGCAATATTCGTGGTATCAGCCGCAGGATGAGGCAGGGTTGATCAGGCTTCTCGGCGGCGATCAGAAGCTTGTCGACAAGCTCGACGCGATGTTTGACGCGAAGGTCGATCCCAAGCGCTATGCCGATGTTGAAGATATTGCCGGCATGATCGGGCAGTACATTCACGGCAACGAACCGAGCCATCATCTTGCGTATCTCTACGACTACGCGGGACAGCCGTGGCGTTCACAAGAGCGCCTGAAGCAAATTGTCGATTCGCAATACCGTCCCGCGCCGGATGGTCTGGTGGGTAACGATGATCTGGGACAGATGTCGGCATGGCTGCTGTTCACTGCATTCGGATTCTATCCAGTTGCGCCGGGAACGAATGAATACGTCATCGGGCGGCCCTTCGTTGAGGAGGCAACCCTGCATCTGCCAAATGGCAAGCAATTCCACATGGTTACAGACAATCTTTCAGGCACGAATCGCTATGTCGGCAAAGTCATGCTGAATGGCAAGCCGCTGACCCGCAGCTATCTGCGCCATGAGGAAATTATGGCTGGAGGCGAGCTGCATTTTGTGATGAGTGCGGTCCCGAATAAGACGTGGGCGACGAGTCCGGAGGCGCGTCCGTTTTCTCAATCCATCGCAGACAAAGCAGGAGAATCTCGCTAG
- a CDS encoding tyrosine-type recombinase/integrase has protein sequence MAEEAKPEIVLLAGRFLSTLQNERGSSPHTMRAYERELHSFAAYLVQTFGAGVQIKRVEHQHIRAYLGTLYEKGLSKASAARALAAIRSWFKWLARSGYVEQSPAALVATPKLPKHLPRVPTIEQMNRAVDGVTEDFAAWPERDRLIFELLYGCGIRNAELVGIDLKDIHWANEAILVRGKGRKERYVPLGDAAAQALRAYLPQRETRLQAARKQTEALLLNAKLRGNGRLTTRSVGRIVKTLAIANGLPAEVHPHTLRHAFGTHMLEEGADLRAIQELLGHERLSTTQRYTQLTVGQVAEVYDRTHPRAK, from the coding sequence ATGGCTGAAGAAGCGAAACCAGAGATAGTGCTTCTCGCAGGTCGTTTTCTTTCTACATTGCAGAATGAGCGTGGATCGTCGCCGCATACCATGCGCGCGTACGAGCGCGAACTGCACAGCTTTGCCGCGTATCTTGTCCAGACGTTTGGAGCAGGAGTCCAAATCAAGCGAGTTGAGCACCAGCATATTCGCGCTTATCTGGGCACGCTTTACGAAAAGGGATTGTCTAAGGCTTCGGCGGCGCGCGCACTGGCCGCGATCCGCTCGTGGTTCAAGTGGCTGGCGCGTAGCGGTTATGTTGAACAGAGTCCCGCCGCGCTGGTGGCGACTCCGAAGCTGCCGAAACATCTGCCGCGCGTGCCGACGATCGAGCAGATGAACCGCGCCGTTGACGGCGTGACCGAGGATTTCGCCGCATGGCCGGAGCGGGATCGGCTGATCTTTGAGTTGCTCTATGGCTGTGGCATTCGCAACGCCGAACTCGTCGGGATCGACCTCAAGGATATTCACTGGGCGAATGAGGCAATTCTTGTGCGCGGCAAAGGCAGGAAGGAGCGGTATGTTCCTCTTGGCGACGCGGCGGCGCAGGCATTGCGCGCGTATCTGCCGCAGCGCGAAACGCGCTTGCAAGCGGCACGGAAACAGACTGAGGCATTGCTGTTGAATGCGAAGCTGCGCGGCAATGGACGTCTGACAACGCGCAGCGTGGGCCGCATTGTAAAGACGCTCGCGATTGCGAATGGACTTCCGGCGGAAGTGCATCCGCACACGCTGCGACACGCCTTCGGCACGCACATGCTGGAAGAAGGTGCAGACCTGCGGGCGATTCAGGAACTGCTCGGTCACGAGCGACTCTCGACAACACAGCGTTACACGCAGCTCACGGTCGGGCAGGTGGCTGAGGTCTACGACCGAACCCATCCAAGAGCGAAGTAA
- a CDS encoding TQO small subunit DoxD → MERHETSRRPRVQSDLAPFLVRISLGAGFLSAVADRFGVWGPAGTPSVSWGNYQNFVAYTAKLNPWSPAVMVPALAGIVTFAEAILGVLLILGLMTRMAALFSGMLTLIFALAMTAVLGIHAPLIYGVFVYSAASLFLAAITAPDKWTLDALIAKRGSHG, encoded by the coding sequence ATGGAAAGACATGAAACTTCGCGTAGACCGCGCGTGCAGTCCGATCTTGCTCCGTTTCTTGTAAGGATTTCGCTCGGAGCCGGATTTCTCTCCGCTGTGGCCGACCGCTTTGGTGTTTGGGGGCCGGCGGGAACTCCCTCGGTTTCGTGGGGAAACTACCAGAACTTCGTTGCGTACACGGCCAAGCTCAACCCGTGGAGTCCGGCAGTAATGGTTCCAGCGCTGGCTGGGATTGTAACGTTTGCTGAAGCGATACTCGGAGTCCTCCTGATTCTAGGCCTGATGACGCGTATGGCGGCCTTGTTCAGCGGTATGCTGACGTTGATTTTCGCCCTGGCGATGACAGCTGTGCTCGGTATTCATGCCCCGCTCATCTACGGTGTGTTCGTCTATTCAGCGGCTTCTCTATTCCTGGCCGCAATCACAGCGCCCGATAAGTGGACACTCGACGCTCTGATTGCAAAACGAGGCAGCCATGGCTGA
- a CDS encoding tyrosine recombinase, with amino-acid sequence MPTCSPGADNQSVSTGRNTEVIREYLTYLRVEKGLRPLTCEAYERDLLQFAEFLERENVLLVTARQQEVAGFLEHLRMHGVESRSMARKLSCLRGFYKWLLLDKRIQHDPTMNLESPEAWKVLPKSLAPTEVNSMLERAAIAAEHPEADAIALRDRAILELLYAGGLRVSELTGLCVADLSLDAGRALVRGKGDKERIVPLGALCLKAIAEYLERGRPALVRGGRANQLFLSTRGKALSREWVWKLVKSSDSHASPHKLRHSCATHMVEHGADLRTVQTFLGHADIATTQVYTHLALGRLKAVHRMHHPRAKRTVQEP; translated from the coding sequence GTGCCGACTTGTTCGCCCGGCGCGGATAATCAGAGTGTGAGTACGGGCCGCAATACCGAGGTGATTCGCGAGTACCTGACATATCTGCGCGTGGAGAAGGGCCTGCGGCCGCTGACGTGCGAGGCTTACGAGCGCGATCTGCTGCAATTTGCTGAATTTCTTGAGCGCGAGAATGTGCTGCTGGTTACAGCGCGACAGCAGGAGGTGGCGGGATTTCTCGAACATCTGCGAATGCATGGAGTTGAATCGAGATCGATGGCGCGCAAGCTTTCGTGTTTGCGCGGCTTCTACAAATGGCTGCTGCTTGACAAGCGCATCCAGCACGATCCGACGATGAATCTCGAATCACCGGAGGCATGGAAGGTATTGCCGAAGTCTCTCGCGCCTACCGAAGTGAACTCCATGCTGGAAAGAGCGGCGATCGCAGCCGAACATCCGGAGGCGGATGCCATTGCGTTGCGCGATCGGGCGATTCTGGAATTGCTGTATGCAGGCGGTTTGCGCGTATCGGAACTGACGGGCCTGTGTGTCGCGGATCTTTCGCTTGATGCCGGACGCGCGCTGGTGCGTGGCAAAGGCGACAAGGAGCGCATCGTGCCGCTGGGCGCCTTGTGCTTGAAGGCGATTGCCGAGTATCTTGAGCGCGGGCGTCCTGCGCTTGTGCGGGGTGGCCGGGCCAATCAACTTTTTCTCTCCACGCGCGGCAAGGCCCTTTCGCGGGAGTGGGTGTGGAAGCTGGTGAAGTCGAGTGACAGCCACGCCAGTCCGCACAAGTTGCGGCATAGCTGCGCCACGCACATGGTGGAGCATGGCGCGGACCTGCGTACGGTGCAGACCTTTCTTGGCCATGCCGATATTGCCACGACACAGGTCTATACGCATCTTGCGCTCGGTAGACTGAAGGCTGTACATCGCATGCATCATCCAAGGGCAAAGCGCACCGTGCAGGAGCCGTGA
- a CDS encoding HAD family hydrolase, whose product MTTLHTAPAEQFTREEFHQAVIAANPKVAVFDCDGTLWTGDAGYGFMIWSIESGLVSRNTADWVDTQYRLYRAGKVSEEEMCAEMVQMYAELREDEMRHAAATYFRTHIEANIFPELRNLIADLRAAGTELWAVSSTNNWVIEEGVARFGIPASRVLAAEVKIVNGHVTSDLIDVPTDEAKATALVRAGVPHPDCVFGNSIHDEAMLKIAKHAFPVNPTPALVQSAAENGWTVFYPASVLKDSKV is encoded by the coding sequence TTGACCACGCTGCATACCGCACCCGCCGAGCAATTTACCCGCGAAGAATTTCACCAGGCCGTCATCGCTGCCAATCCAAAGGTCGCTGTCTTCGATTGCGACGGCACGCTCTGGACCGGCGATGCAGGATACGGATTCATGATCTGGTCGATCGAGTCCGGGCTGGTCTCGCGCAATACCGCCGACTGGGTCGACACCCAATACCGCCTCTACCGCGCTGGAAAAGTGTCAGAAGAGGAGATGTGCGCCGAAATGGTTCAGATGTACGCTGAGCTGCGCGAAGACGAGATGCGCCACGCCGCAGCGACCTACTTCCGCACTCATATTGAGGCAAACATCTTTCCAGAGCTGCGGAACCTGATCGCCGATCTGCGGGCCGCCGGAACCGAACTCTGGGCAGTAAGCTCCACCAACAACTGGGTCATTGAAGAAGGCGTCGCCCGTTTCGGCATCCCCGCATCGCGAGTGCTCGCTGCGGAAGTCAAGATCGTCAACGGCCACGTCACCAGCGACCTGATCGACGTACCCACCGACGAAGCCAAGGCCACCGCGCTCGTCCGCGCAGGTGTTCCGCATCCCGACTGCGTCTTCGGCAACTCCATCCACGACGAAGCCATGCTGAAGATCGCAAAACACGCCTTTCCCGTGAATCCCACACCTGCGCTAGTGCAGTCAGCGGCAGAAAATGGTTGGACCGTCTTTTACCCGGCATCGGTGCTCAAAGACAGCAAGGTCTAG
- a CDS encoding ABC transporter substrate-binding protein produces MTTLSLGHDKLASRMRIVSLQPSVSVILNSLGHLDTLVACTRYCLDVVPELRRRNLPLVHDAWTTTTDELAALKPDLVIASVPYRQESLAAILKAGFSVLALAPHCLADIYSDIRLVGSVVHATEKAEAVIASMQSAIAEVSSKAALTGKRPCVYCEEWGKPLIHSQLWVKELVEAAGGDFVGSPGTVTEADVIAAANPDVMVMAWCGAGMRVPLERTVEKRGWQDLHAVGERRVFCITEELLNTPAPTLIGGLHALASVIHPEIFGQMQSPQMRCIDFEAEPSKLV; encoded by the coding sequence ATGACAACTCTTTCACTGGGACACGATAAGCTGGCATCCAGAATGCGCATCGTTTCCTTGCAACCCAGTGTGTCGGTAATTCTCAATTCGCTTGGCCACCTCGATACACTCGTCGCGTGCACGCGTTATTGTCTGGACGTTGTTCCCGAACTGCGCCGCCGCAATCTTCCGCTTGTTCATGACGCCTGGACCACAACGACCGACGAGCTGGCTGCTCTAAAGCCCGACCTCGTCATCGCGTCGGTTCCCTATAGGCAGGAATCGCTGGCGGCCATTCTCAAAGCCGGATTCTCCGTGCTGGCGCTCGCTCCGCATTGCCTGGCCGACATCTACAGCGACATCCGGCTTGTTGGCTCCGTCGTACACGCGACCGAAAAAGCCGAAGCGGTCATTGCATCCATGCAATCCGCGATTGCGGAAGTCAGCAGCAAAGCTGCGCTTACTGGTAAGCGGCCATGTGTTTACTGCGAAGAGTGGGGCAAGCCGCTGATCCACTCGCAACTCTGGGTCAAAGAACTGGTCGAAGCCGCAGGCGGCGACTTTGTTGGCTCGCCCGGCACGGTCACAGAAGCCGACGTCATCGCCGCAGCCAATCCCGATGTGATGGTGATGGCGTGGTGCGGCGCAGGCATGCGCGTTCCCCTGGAGCGCACTGTGGAAAAGCGCGGGTGGCAAGATCTTCACGCTGTCGGCGAACGCCGGGTCTTCTGCATCACGGAAGAACTGCTGAACACCCCGGCGCCCACGCTGATTGGTGGCTTGCACGCGCTCGCCTCGGTCATCCATCCCGAGATTTTTGGCCAGATGCAAAGTCCGCAAATGCGTTGCATCGATTTTGAGGCTGAACCGTCTAAACTGGTGTGA
- a CDS encoding (deoxy)nucleoside triphosphate pyrophosphohydrolase, giving the protein MRYVVAGLILRGNEVLICQRRPDQAMALKWEFPGGKMEPGESPEQALVRELEEELGIKAAIGTLVAHVRHAYRNGSSVDLQFFAVHRFEGEITNHIFNDLRWCNLRDLPAYDFLTADRGLVRDLAAGKLL; this is encoded by the coding sequence GTGCGCTACGTTGTCGCTGGGCTCATCCTCCGCGGCAACGAAGTCCTTATCTGCCAGCGCCGTCCCGACCAGGCCATGGCTCTCAAGTGGGAGTTTCCCGGCGGCAAAATGGAGCCGGGTGAAAGCCCGGAGCAGGCACTCGTCCGCGAACTCGAAGAAGAATTAGGAATCAAGGCCGCGATTGGCACGCTCGTTGCCCACGTGCGCCATGCTTACCGCAACGGCAGCTCGGTCGACCTGCAATTCTTCGCCGTGCATCGCTTCGAAGGCGAGATCACCAACCACATCTTCAACGATCTGCGCTGGTGCAACCTGCGCGACCTGCCCGCCTATGATTTCCTCACCGCCGACCGTGGCCTCGTCCGCGACCTCGCCGCCGGCAAGCTCCTCTAG
- a CDS encoding ADOP family duplicated permease → MSFFRDLRVAVHSLTRTPGLAITVVLTLSLGIGANAAIFTLVRGVLLKPLVNRDENRLIYIRQSAPGIHEANAAFSVPEIQDLRASVKTLSAFGDFSTMGFTMVGLGEPRTIQGGVVSGTFFDVMGLHPVLGRLIGAQDDGPNAAGVVVLTYRFWATALGKDPSVIGKTVRLGSIGERTAKIIGVLEPCVPYPQDTEIISNIVTSPHHLSATMVTGRIHRMTELFGRLAPGATLDQARAELHTVYSAMKKDHPEAYSKQADYQIEARMFRDEITSGARDVLLVLLAASALVFVIACCNVANLILARTVRREGELAVRMALGASRGALRRMLLAESLVLCGTGALIGVTSAPLMVAVLARYASRFSVRALDLKVDSSLLWVGAALAIVAAVILAFVPRLPSSASSSGLGLSSGSVRITSGTNRRQQIFAVTQIAASFVLLVGASVLISTLIALQRARTGLDTQRVLAIDVPAMYYGKTPQQVVDFYREAMRRVDALPGVNRTAFGDVVPWRDSGPGTGGLQFSADGHVHTPGVEDPRATWRVISPGYFAALGVPIVAGRDFNALDDQNHDDSVVIISQTLAQRMFPNQDPINRHVFWTDPVLQFFPGTDADKARLMAPHRIIGVAADIDDNHIVPEPTVTVYDPLAGGLIIGGRLFVHTTRDPYTLVTPITRLIRSMSADQPVEHAATLEDVRAEVLTPDRLNSVVFGVFAGVALAIAVVGVAGVLAFSVSSRTREFGIRLALGSEPQLILKGVIAEGAGMAALGVLAGAAFGFVAARLASSYFAEMKMPGALPVVISAFLLMTVAVVASLLPAARAARVDVMEALRSE, encoded by the coding sequence ATGTCATTCTTTCGCGATCTCAGAGTTGCGGTTCATTCATTAACTCGCACTCCCGGGCTGGCGATTACGGTGGTTCTCACGCTGTCGCTTGGCATCGGCGCTAACGCAGCGATCTTCACACTGGTGCGTGGTGTCCTTCTCAAGCCCCTGGTCAATCGTGATGAGAACCGTCTGATCTATATCCGGCAGAGCGCGCCAGGCATTCACGAGGCCAACGCCGCCTTTTCCGTACCCGAGATCCAGGACTTGCGCGCTAGTGTCAAAACCTTGAGCGCATTCGGCGACTTCTCCACCATGGGTTTCACCATGGTCGGCCTCGGCGAGCCGCGTACCATTCAAGGGGGCGTTGTCAGCGGCACGTTTTTCGATGTAATGGGCCTTCATCCCGTCCTAGGGCGTCTCATCGGGGCTCAGGACGATGGCCCTAACGCTGCCGGAGTCGTCGTTCTCACCTATCGTTTCTGGGCCACCGCTCTTGGCAAGGATCCTTCGGTCATCGGCAAGACTGTTCGACTCGGCAGCATTGGTGAACGAACGGCGAAAATCATTGGCGTCCTCGAACCCTGTGTCCCATACCCACAGGACACCGAAATTATCTCCAACATCGTCACCAGCCCGCATCATCTCTCCGCGACCATGGTCACCGGCCGCATCCATCGCATGACTGAGCTTTTCGGCCGTCTCGCGCCCGGAGCCACACTCGACCAGGCTCGTGCTGAGCTGCACACCGTCTACTCCGCGATGAAGAAAGACCACCCCGAGGCCTATTCGAAGCAAGCTGACTATCAGATAGAAGCCCGGATGTTTCGCGACGAGATTACGTCTGGCGCCAGGGATGTGCTGCTGGTGTTACTCGCAGCCTCGGCGCTGGTGTTTGTCATTGCATGTTGCAACGTCGCCAACCTGATTCTGGCACGGACGGTTCGCCGCGAAGGTGAACTCGCGGTCCGCATGGCGCTTGGCGCGAGCAGAGGGGCGCTGCGCCGCATGCTGTTGGCTGAAAGCCTCGTGCTCTGTGGCACCGGTGCCTTGATCGGTGTAACAAGTGCCCCGCTGATGGTCGCTGTCCTCGCCCGCTATGCTTCCAGGTTTTCGGTCCGCGCCCTCGACTTAAAAGTAGATTCCAGCCTGCTGTGGGTAGGAGCAGCACTGGCCATCGTCGCAGCGGTGATTCTGGCGTTTGTCCCACGTCTGCCGTCATCGGCCTCATCGAGCGGGCTGGGCCTTTCAAGTGGCAGTGTGCGCATCACCAGTGGCACGAACCGTCGCCAGCAGATCTTCGCGGTAACACAAATCGCCGCTTCGTTCGTGCTGCTGGTCGGCGCAAGTGTGTTGATCTCGACGCTGATCGCGCTGCAAAGAGCGCGGACGGGCCTGGACACGCAACGCGTTCTCGCGATCGATGTTCCGGCCATGTACTATGGAAAGACACCACAGCAGGTCGTTGATTTCTACAGGGAAGCGATGCGTCGGGTGGATGCGCTGCCGGGCGTGAATCGGACCGCGTTCGGCGACGTCGTTCCCTGGCGCGACAGTGGCCCAGGCACCGGAGGTCTGCAATTTTCTGCTGATGGTCACGTTCACACCCCTGGCGTAGAGGACCCGCGCGCGACGTGGCGGGTTATCTCTCCCGGATACTTTGCGGCGCTCGGTGTTCCCATCGTCGCCGGCCGTGATTTCAACGCGCTCGACGACCAGAACCATGACGACAGTGTCGTTATCATCAGCCAGACACTCGCACAGCGCATGTTTCCCAATCAGGATCCCATCAATCGGCATGTTTTTTGGACGGATCCCGTATTGCAATTCTTTCCCGGAACGGATGCCGACAAGGCACGCCTGATGGCGCCGCACCGCATTATCGGGGTCGCGGCCGATATTGATGATAATCACATCGTCCCTGAGCCCACTGTCACTGTCTACGACCCCCTTGCGGGAGGTTTGATCATAGGCGGTCGGCTGTTCGTCCACACGACCAGAGATCCGTACACGCTGGTCACGCCAATCACGCGCCTTATTCGCTCGATGTCCGCCGATCAGCCCGTTGAGCACGCGGCCACGCTTGAAGATGTCCGCGCCGAAGTGCTCACGCCGGACCGCTTGAACTCGGTGGTGTTCGGAGTGTTTGCGGGTGTGGCGTTGGCCATCGCAGTGGTGGGGGTAGCAGGCGTGCTGGCATTTTCGGTCAGCTCGCGCACACGTGAATTCGGGATCCGGCTGGCGCTTGGATCGGAGCCTCAGTTGATCCTTAAAGGCGTGATAGCAGAGGGTGCCGGGATGGCCGCACTGGGCGTGCTCGCCGGCGCAGCGTTCGGGTTCGTGGCGGCACGTTTAGCGAGTAGCTATTTTGCTGAAATGAAGATGCCGGGCGCTTTGCCGGTGGTCATTTCCGCGTTCCTGCTGATGACGGTTGCGGTGGTCGCCTCGCTTCTACCCGCAGCACGCGCTGCCCGCGTCGATGTAATGGAGGCACTGCGCTCCGAGTAA
- a CDS encoding PadR family transcriptional regulator produces the protein MLGEFEYTLITVAAGLGENAYGAAIREELESTIGRKCSMGALYTTIDRLEAKGLLKTWMGESTPLRGGRAKRMVRVTAQGVRAAKEFYDAVMRISRGAAWVENRTGRTS, from the coding sequence ATGCTCGGCGAATTCGAATACACGTTAATCACCGTCGCCGCCGGACTCGGCGAAAACGCCTACGGCGCGGCCATTCGCGAAGAGCTCGAATCCACCATCGGGCGCAAATGCTCTATGGGCGCGCTTTACACCACCATTGATCGCCTGGAAGCGAAAGGTCTGCTGAAAACTTGGATGGGAGAATCCACCCCGCTGCGAGGCGGGCGTGCTAAGCGCATGGTGCGTGTCACCGCGCAAGGCGTGCGCGCAGCCAAAGAGTTCTACGATGCGGTAATGCGTATAAGCCGCGGCGCAGCCTGGGTGGAGAACCGGACAGGAAGGACCTCATGA